A window from Streptomyces sp. NBC_00271 encodes these proteins:
- the zwf gene encoding glucose-6-phosphate dehydrogenase: MTKLEALPGGTPQDAATAPEGSGDTTVEPDGVKPVDAKAVEAKAEAKSNGPVPVAEWENPLRDPRDRRLPRIAGPSGLVIFGVTGDLSRKKLMPAVYDLANRGLLPPGFSLVGFARRDWEDEDFAQIVHDSVKEHARTPFREEVWQQLAEGMRFIPGTFDDDTAFKQLRSAIEELDAARGTSGNYAFYLSVPPKFFPKVVQQLKKHGLASPPEGSWRRAVIEKPFGHDLESARELNALVHDVFDPEQVFRIDHYLGKETVQNILALRFANQMYEPIWNRSYVDHVQITMAEDIGIGGRAGYYDGIGSARDVIQNHLLQLMALTAMEEPIAFDAESLLTEKLKVLKSVKLPENLGEHTVRGQYAAAWQGGEKVRGYLQEEGIDPKSTTDTYAAVKLEVDNRRWAGVPFYLRTGKRLGRRVTEIAVVFQRAPHSPFDSTATEELGQNAIVIRVQPDEGMTVRFGSKVPGTSMEIRDVTMDFAYGESFTESSPEAYERLILDVLLGDANLFPRHQEVEESWKVLDPIEEYWETHGKPAQYPSGSWGPKEADEMLARDGRSWRRP, from the coding sequence GGGATCTGGTGACACGACCGTGGAACCGGACGGTGTGAAGCCGGTCGATGCGAAGGCTGTCGAGGCGAAGGCCGAGGCCAAGAGCAACGGCCCTGTTCCGGTGGCGGAATGGGAGAACCCGCTCCGTGACCCCCGTGACCGCCGCCTCCCCCGTATCGCGGGCCCCTCGGGCCTCGTCATCTTCGGTGTCACCGGCGACCTGTCCCGCAAGAAGCTGATGCCGGCCGTCTACGACCTCGCCAACCGCGGTCTGCTGCCGCCGGGCTTCTCGCTCGTCGGGTTCGCCCGCCGCGACTGGGAGGACGAGGACTTCGCGCAGATCGTGCACGACTCGGTGAAGGAACACGCGCGCACCCCGTTCCGGGAGGAGGTCTGGCAGCAGCTCGCCGAGGGCATGCGGTTCATCCCGGGCACCTTCGACGACGACACGGCGTTCAAGCAGCTGCGCTCCGCCATCGAGGAGCTGGACGCGGCCCGGGGCACCAGCGGCAACTACGCGTTCTACCTCTCCGTGCCCCCGAAGTTCTTCCCGAAGGTCGTCCAGCAGCTCAAGAAGCACGGGCTCGCGAGCCCGCCGGAGGGTTCCTGGCGGCGCGCGGTCATCGAGAAGCCGTTCGGCCACGACCTCGAGAGCGCGCGCGAGCTGAACGCGCTCGTGCACGACGTGTTCGACCCGGAGCAGGTCTTCCGCATCGACCACTACCTCGGCAAGGAGACCGTCCAGAACATCCTGGCGCTCCGCTTCGCCAACCAGATGTACGAGCCGATCTGGAACCGGTCGTACGTCGACCACGTGCAGATCACCATGGCGGAGGACATCGGCATCGGCGGCCGGGCCGGCTACTACGACGGCATCGGTTCGGCCCGTGACGTGATCCAGAACCACCTGCTCCAGCTGATGGCGCTGACCGCCATGGAGGAGCCGATCGCCTTCGACGCCGAGTCGCTGCTGACCGAGAAGCTCAAGGTCCTCAAGTCGGTGAAGCTGCCGGAGAACCTGGGCGAGCACACGGTGCGCGGCCAGTACGCGGCGGCCTGGCAGGGCGGCGAGAAGGTGCGCGGCTATCTGCAGGAGGAGGGCATCGACCCCAAGTCGACGACCGACACCTACGCGGCCGTCAAGCTGGAGGTCGACAACCGCCGCTGGGCGGGCGTCCCCTTCTATCTGCGCACCGGCAAGCGCCTGGGCCGGCGGGTGACGGAGATCGCGGTGGTCTTCCAGCGCGCCCCGCACTCACCGTTCGACTCGACCGCCACCGAGGAGCTCGGCCAGAACGCGATCGTGATCCGCGTCCAGCCCGACGAGGGCATGACGGTGCGCTTCGGATCGAAGGTCCCGGGTACGTCGATGGAGATCCGGGACGTCACGATGGACTTCGCCTACGGCGAGTCGTTCACCGAGTCCAGCCCGGAGGCGTACGAACGGCTGATTCTGGATGTCCTGCTCGGCGACGCCAATCTCTTCCCCCGTCATCAGGAGGTGGAAGAGTCCTGGAAGGTCCTCGACCCGATCGAGGAGTACTGGGAGACCCATGGCAAGCCCGCGCAGTACCCCTCGGGCAGCTGGGGTCCGAAGGAAGCCGACGAGATGCTCGCACGAGACGGACGGAGCTGGCGCAGGCCATGA